The Panicum virgatum strain AP13 chromosome 6K, P.virgatum_v5, whole genome shotgun sequence nucleotide sequence ctgttgagcaccgagccctagaggtgctacgtcctcgtccacccggcgaggcgatctctatacaccacgattggtgtgaccggtatgtaatgaaatattattgtttatcacttatgtattcgccaCTATTTctttgtttcgacattttttgtttttttgcaggttacgtgaggccggcctactgactctgagccgtcttgtcgaggttgggcctattcagctcgactgatccctcctgacggcgctcgttgacagatggaggccggagacacacacgttccacctcccgtgtggggagatgactcctacgctgcaggacgtggcctacctcctcggcctccctatcatcggggaggctgtaggtccacgtgtggtggcggcctcatggaaggatgagctggaggcccgttttgccctggttgaccgcgtggaagaagcaggtccgatcaacccgcacccgcgagcagcaggtccttcgaagacctggttcctacagtttacagtacgtattcattccatatataaatttaattgttacaattcacatgttccattgatagttgaaaccattaatcttaattgtttatgcagcctgccctgttggctgcggatgccgacgagtacagtgtgaccagatcgctggaggcgtacctactttggttgtttggttacatcatgttcaacaacactcatggcaactcggtcgataggattctccttccgtatgcacgggagattgcggatggggacgaggacgtaccgccctacagctggggtgaggcggtacttgcagccacttaccgtggactctgtgacggctgcatgaagacacatgtgaacgctatcctgtcagggtgcccactactgctacagctttggtcgtacgagaggctagccgttggtcggccctttgtcagccacgagccttaccacggagGCATGTACggtgacgaggaggacgagaggcccactatgggaactatctggatctggcgttaggtacgttcgcaacaaatctaattttgttattcattgttacatgatgtattagcgcaattttaattttacttattcggagctcgacatgctgacgcccgaggacgttatctgggagccttacagcccagaggctgtggctacccgtgcaccagcaggcctgtcttcgcactgctccgcgaatgcgagcctgtggcttacttccgccgtcctggtttatgacatcgcggttgaggcatattgcccctggagagttaggagacagtttgggcagcgccaggagtttccggtgcccaccgcgttggagcgtgtcagtcgccaggaccacaggtaattatgaatgaacttggctcatacattcgtgtcgaatctaacgattcttcgtggtccactttgtaggttgtcaaggagtggcttgccgtgctctgatgattggctcaccaagatccagccgtgggtggaccaatgggaacaggcagacgagctcttggtccatccaacaggaccacacacagacagctcctttagggcttacctcacctggtacttaccccggactcgggctcgtctggtttttgttgacactcacccgcagccacaccaggcgaggcctcaggatggctatggccggcaccacgtggaggcactagctggcgcggtgagtctcttgatcatatttgcatatatatataatcatatttataagataattcatgtgtttatAACTGTACCTTTAAtgaattgatgcagcttcgcctttgcaacatgatggagacggactgctcgacttacttgacgagggtacgtgccggatccccaatgacccagtttgagcagacagaggcatggtcgaggcagcgtgatcagttgcgtcaggtagtgcacaacttcggaagccgtgtgcagtacgaagacagccacgggtcgtctcaggcctcgtcgtcgttcccgtgtccgtcgaccatgcacgggccgacgtcgcagttcttcccaagtgcatgtaacgtacatatctctttaaaattacatcaagtgttcctacatatttactaatatcacatacaggatacgatccagcaactgcgttcggccatactggaatgtttagagggacagcaccagttggcggaccgtatccagggatggtaccggggccacagataccggcctacacaggttagtttatatttcgtatttcggtttctacatggcaTGACAAAagatacgagcgtacgctaacatccacattttttgcttaggattctaccccgatgcgggcgccggaccttcttcttcctcctttcgaccagataacgagaccttcaccttagacgacttcgacagcttgagtccagaagagcctgccgcgcaaggtgaccccgatgtcttggggtattcacagctaggaggagcaccacttgggatctctcagcagcaaacaccgcagccccttgcgcgtcctgagcgacaggtgaggtctccggatgttctcacctactccgagggccatgtccgtgcccagcagagggctaagagggtccgacgccctagaggtggttagatgtatctgatgtttatttgtaatgagatagctgtggaccgcttatttgtatccgatgtttatgattgtggtaggttacttgtcatttgtttctatatatattattgatgtgaacttattatgtttgtgggttccataatgctcgtgaaataagggaagtttttgcgattttttcccgtgatttaatgaaggacaagttacgtgcggtaggagttagtggccgagatcttgccgacgatgatgacgaatatttgctcgaatagctcaaaataggtccctggaaaaaaagttCCTGGtcgcccccccttttttttctccagggacttcgttgcaaatttgaagaaaaaaaattacactttgagcctgtcgccctatgggagggcgaccggggtatatttttgaaatatttcaaaacggacatatatttttgaaattttaatttttaaaaaatataaaaaagaaaaaaccgccggCGTTAGCGCCAATATTTCTACTAGTAGTAGTACGACCATTTCCCCACGGCCCACGCGCTCCACAGTTGGATGAGAGACACATGGCGCCGTATGGGCCGAAAAATGCAACCGAAGCGATCTGGTttcgttttgccccaagtttagGCCCACCTTCTGAAAAACAATTTTCGGCCCAAGTCAAGCTTGTTGGTCCACGAAGTCCCCCAACCCAAAAGTCAAGCTCGGCCCGCTGAGTTACTGGGTTTCACCTTTCTAAAATGGGTCGTCTCAGCCCAAATCACCTTCCTAATAAGTTTTCTTCCAACATGTGCTTTTTTAATGGCTTGATGATTGTTGGATGATGAAGAGTCTTGCTTAGTCGATTAAGTAATGGGACTTACGTGCCAGTCTCTTCAAGCACTATAAACTATTACGAACTTATGTGCCAGTCTCTTGCACCAGTCTAAACTATTCACTTGTCGTCCAGTCGTGCATTGGCCTGATCTGTGATCTGATTAGGTCACAGACTCCCGGTTGTTTCTCTTATATTTATTTGTAAAGCACATTGCGCGTACAATTGCACGATGTTTGattgtttttttatttccttGATCTTATCCTCAGGATCTCAACGCCGAGGCTTGGAAATAGCATGTCATTGTTGTGCCAACTGCCAAGAGGCTCAAGTCATTATTTATTCATTGGGATCTGATCCCCTCCTCCCAAAGGAACTTCAATGTGCCATTAACATGCTATTAAAACCTAGTGTGTGACCCTCGAGGATTCAAAATACCACTCCAGCTGCCGTGTAATTTGATCTTCTAGGTTTGTGGTTGTTATATTAAGCGCTAATGCATACTCTTGTTGCAACATTTTTTTGGCActctcctcttaatgaaaaacacaCTCAGGCGTGGTCACTAGAAAAAACATTTTTAGCACCCTATTATTTTCACCCTCCTTTCTCCAAAGGAGGCGATGGGGAAAGCTCGTCCAATCACTAACCCCGTTGGATTTCAGTTTTGCTACCATCTTCACATGCACCGCCCTATGCTCCACTTGTCAGTGAGAGATGGCTAAACGGAGAGCATGTGGGTATTGCTTGCAGGAGCCAGGAGCAGATGGAAGTATCTGAAACTGTCCCTAGCACATCAATGTCCATGTAATGTAGCCAGCGACAGCAAGACTGGATCAGCTGGTCCACAAATATGCATGGCCAAGACTCAAGAGAAAGGAATCTTGCAGTTTGCGGCATGCAAATTGacatgtttagttctcaaaaaaatttctacagtattcatcacatcgaatgttcggacacatgtatgaagcattaaatatagttgaaaaaaataactaattacacagtctaactgattagcacgagatgaatcttttaaacgcaattagttcataattaaacattaattatcaaataataataaaagtactacagtatcaaaacccaaatattttcacgaactaaacaggACAACCAAATTGGACCAGCAGCTTCAAAGCCAGGAACCCAAGAATCTACCTTTCATATTCCTTACTCTACAGcgaaatgctccaaaaaaaattccagaGAAAACTCCGCTGCCCCACTGGCCCTCCGCCCCTGCACCAATCCTTCCAGCACCACGTGGAAAAGGCACCCCGGTGGCCCGAGCCGGTCTACATAAACCGTCTCCACGCAtccgcccccctcccccaccaCCTTCCCCCACCCAAACCCCACCTCCTCCCCGTGTCAAAACCTCCGAGCCCCGAAGCGATCGCCAGCTCagcgcgccggcgacggcggcggccgccggaggGAAGACGGAGGACGTGATGGACTCCGCGGTGGGGCCCCACTTCAGCGGGCTCCGCCTCGACTCGCGCCGCCTCTCATCCTCCTCGCTCCCGTCCCCCACCTCCTTTCCCTCCGCCAACGGCACGGCCGACGCCGCCAGAGGGGTCGCGCCCCCCAAGGAGGACGGGACCAGGCAGCCCTTCGTGATAGGTACCGGAATCGTCTCGCGGCTGCCGCGGCCCGCCGATTTGGCTTATCTCTCTCGCGCTTGGAATTTTCCGCTTGCCGTGCTGTGGTTTTGATTTTTGAATTTTGGTTTGTGGGGGATGTTTTTGGCTGGTGGTCTTGAAGGTGTGTCAGGAGGGACGGCGTCGGGGAAGACGACGGTGTGCGACATGATCATCCAGCAGCTCCACGACCACCGCGTCGTGCTGGTCAACCAGGTGCGGTTTCTCCTGCTCCTCGGACTCGGAGTagtatatgtttttttttgtgtgtgttctGAGCTTGTTCCTCTTTGGTTAATTGGTTCTATTTACTGTGGCTGCGCTATCAATGCGTTTGTGTTGCGAACTCCAGTCATTTAAGTGTGTTATGAATGCTTTACCAAATCGTAGGTTTGGTTGCAGATTTGGATATTGTTTACTTTGTCGATGCTGCAAATTGCTTCTTCCATATAGGATTGCAGTTGTTGGTGCGTTTGAATGCTATTCGTTTGGGGAATTAGATAGATTACGGATAGATTATTTGTTACTTTACACTTATCGACATATAGATTTTCATGTATAACTTGGGAGTGCTGGAGTAGGCTTGTCCGACTTCTAAAATGTCTCATATCATATCTTCATAGGTTCTAAAAAATAGATTTAACGGTAAAGCAAGAAGCATCTTACTAGGCCTTTTAACTTGTGGATAATGTTTATTTTGAAACGGTAGAGTGTTGATTTCTCACTCGCTAGGGAGGTAACTGTGCAGAGAACATTAGTTTGGATGCGACATTTTGAAATCATTTACTCTGTCAGTGGTCAGTGCTGTAAATTGCCTCTTCCATACAGAACTGCAGCGTGTTATGATGCTCACGGTTTGGGGATTTGAATAGACTATGGCTAGATTACCTGTTGAGTTAGTCTTACTCAACTTATAGATTTCCATATTAACTTGGACTAAGCTTGTATGACTGTTAAAGCATCTCATTGCATCTTCATAGTTGTTGAACAGAGTTCAGTAGTAAACCAGGGCACAGGGTACAAGGTGCTTTTAACTTCTGGATAATGTTGTTTTGGAATGGCCATAATTCTGTTATGCGAACGCAAGCATGAAATGGTGAGATGCTTTGTCACTACTCACTAGGAAGTGACTGCACAGAACATCAGCTGATGCTGGTCAAAAACTGGTGTGCCTGTAGAACTAACATGGCATTTCTGTTAAGTGTGGAAGTCTATTGGCTGTTTCCTAAATAGCATACAGTATCTCAGTTTCTTTAAGGTAAGTAGGCGACATGTTGCTTTATTAAAACTTGTAACACAAATTTCAATGTGAGCAGCTGCTTATTTTCGTAAGGTAGCATGAGTCCATTTAAACATTTATACATTAGTACATGATTCACAAGTATGCATTTGCTTGAATGGTTGTTTAGATTACATGTTGACAAAGCTTTAAAAATACCACTTCGAGAAACAGTGCACACTGTTTAATCTGCATTCAATCATCTTGTCCTATTTCTTGAATGTTGATCTGTGTGCTTCCAAGTTTCAAAGCATAATGAGGCAGGCTGACAGTTATCATTTGATGAAAACCTGGCATTAGTTTCATCAAGAGATAACAAACTACAAGTTGGTTAATGGTTACAGTAGGCACACTTATATATACTCTAAATAGTACCCAATCATAGAAGCATTGTTTCAGAGGATTCTGACATCCATTACAATTCACCCTGGGCTGTAATTTCTTGCAGGATTCATTCTACCGCGGTTTAACTGAGGAACAGTCTGAGCACGTGCAAGACTACAACTTTGATCACCCTGGTACTTGATATGCAACCATGTGAAAAATTATGCTTCTTTTAGTTTTTTAGAGATTTATAGTTGGCTTCAgctgtgttttttctttttcttttgtagaTGCATTTGATACAGATCAACTTCTGGAGTGCATGGGAAACCTAAAAAGTGGGCAATCTGTGAATATTCCTATATATGATTTTAAGAATCACCGGCGATGCTCTGAAAGTTTTAGAAAGGTAGTGATTGCATAACTAACTACTGATGTGAACAGAATAATCCTTGTATCATTTATGATCTAATTTTGGATAACCTTGTTTAGAATGCTTTTCCCTAAAATATGAATTTGATATAAAAATTGGTGGCATGTTCATGCATGCTATTTATTGTGAGTGAACTTAATTTCTGTTACCGAAGCTTACTTTTTATTTTTGGCGGGAATGCTATTGTACTTTTCTGTTTTTGTCGTTTCATAGTCTAGCCATTGGCACCAACCCATTGAACTTATTAGTAGGTATTTACTACAGACTTGAAGTTTTTGCTTTCAAATAAGCTACATATGATACAGCAGTAGTGGATGCAGAAAATGATGAACCTTTTTGGGTCGGTCATATGTAACATACAACGGCACAATACATGTAATAAATGGTGTCATGCTTCCTTGATTTGCATAGCAGTGACTTCCTTGAGACCTCAGGCCTCAGCACTCAACCCCCACCCCTACCCACCGCGTAATTATGGTTCAACTTGCTTGCACTCCTCTTATGACTCAAATCACTGATCATTTATTTTTGTTAGGTCAATGCATCAGATGTCATCATTTTGGAGGGGATCTTAGTTTTTCATGACCAAAGGGTTCGTGATTTGATGGACATGAAAATTTTTGTTGACACAGGTTCGTACCTTAGTGGCCCTTCTCTTTGTTAGATATGTGCTTATCAATACCATGGTGGCTGTTTAAAGACAAATATATGCTTCAATAGTATTGCAACTTTAATTGGTTATCCATATTCATCTTTGATCATTTATCCATATCTGCTGTTCTTTTGTGCATGCATGTAGATGCTGATATTAGGCTTGCTCGACGCATAAGGCGTGATACAGTTGAAAGAGGTAGAGATGTTATCTCGGTGCTGGAACAGGTATTTGATCACTGTATCATTGCCTTACTTTCTTTTTAACGGATGCTACTTGCATATGTTACAAATACCTCCATGCTATTATGCCTGCGGCAAGTCCATGATATTATGCCTGCGGCAAGTGTAAAATATGGCACTCTAATATGAGTTTCCATTGAAATAATCAGTATGGGAGGTTTGTGAAGCCTGCCTTCGATGATTTTGTCCTGCCttccaagaaatatgctgatgTGATCATACCAAAAGGGGGAGATAACCATGTTGCAATTGATTTAATTGTGCAACACATCCGTACAAAACTTGGTCAGCATGACTTGTGCAAAATCTACCCAAATGTCTTTGTAGTTCACACAACTTTCCAGGTACACTTAACACTGTTCCTCTTAAGCTTTACAATGCTCTTAGCTTTGCAAAATCTTGATGCTTTGGATGATCCATCTGAACAGATACGAGGAATGCATACTCTGATTCGTGACAGGAACATTACAACACCTGACTTTGTTTTCTACTCAGATCGGCTGATCCGTCTGGTATTGCTCTTAGTTCTTATGATCTctactaatttttttaatagagTGTCCAGTGTGAGAGCTATTCAATGTAAATTAACATATACTGACACATTTTGTTGTATGTAAAATGTCTTCTAGGTAGTTGAGCATGGTCTTGGGCATTTGCCATTTACAGAGAAGCAGGTCGTTACACCAACAGGTATATCATTGGTATCCTTTTCTCATaaacttttcttctttttttgtttattgtAATATGGCCTACACGTTATTATTTGGCATAATATATATGTTCTTTCTTCAAATTGGCTCTATAACCTTACAACATGggcaggctgtgtttagttcgcgaagaagtttgagttttggtactgtagcacatttcgttgttatttgacaattaatgtctaatcatggactaattaggtttaaaagattcatctcgtatgaatcagttatattgtgtaattagttatttttttcaactgcatttaatgctccatgcatgtgtccgaagattcgatgtgacggataaaGTAGAAACTTTTTtgccaactaaacagggcctaatggTATATTAGAATATTCAGCAAAGGGAAGGAACATGTTTTTAGCACAACTGGGTTTTCATTGAAGAACATGCCATTTGCTATTTTCTATTCATATTTGCGTTCTTTCCAGAACCATTAAGATCCTATGTCTGTTTTGTTGATGACTTTCTGATTGTTTTTGCAATAAACGATCAAGGAGAATTTATGTTGATTTAGATTTACTTCTTATGCTTTGCCCTATAAATATTAAGTGTGATTGTTGAATGCTGTACTTGCCCCTAAAAATTGTTAGAACTTATTTTCCTTGGCTTCAAGTACCAGAGTTTGTATCGAGATATAGTAGCTTATGGTTTCAAAGAAAAAAGGAGAGGTTGTATTCCTTAACCTGCTATGcatcatgaaatttgtttggctCTTCCCAGAATGCATGTGAATGAAACCTTCTGGAAGCTCAAGGATTCCTAAAAGATTTGCTTCCATCTACTGTCCATTTCTTCCATAACTGCTCTAATGTTCCATATTTTTAGGATATAATAAAAAATTGAACATCTACAATCTACTGTATAATGACTATTTGTCATGTGTCCAGGATCTGTTTACATGGGAGTTGACTTCTGCAAGAAGCTCTGTGGAGTGTCTATTGTTCGAAGGTAATGCCCAGAATAGTTTTTCCGAGAAATTTTGGTAGTTCAATATGCAATAAGTTATTATGTGTTATGGTGTCATCATCTGTATTTTTCCAGTATAATATATCTGGATCAGCACACACTCAATAAATTGCATTCATGAGCACTTCTTGGATTTTTCTACAGACACTATTTGAGATGTACCAAAGTTTCAAACTCCATATTTTCTATGCTTTTGCAAATTTGATTTCTCAAGTCATGTTTACACGACTATAACTTCTGCTATATTTTACCTAGTATGTTACTAGTGACTATTAACAGTTAAAAAACTGCAGATCAATATGATCGTATTTTCACCTTATTTCCATTTTGGTTTTTTCTAGCCGTATGTTTGAATGAAATCACTTGTAATATGTTAACAcccttcttttccttttcttgtgcACATCAAATTGATATCTCTGCAGTGGTGAAAGCATGGAAAATGCTCTGCGTGCTTGTTGTAAGGGGATAAAAATAGGTAAAATTCTAATACATCGGGTTGGAGACAATGGACAACAAGTAAGATTTCTTAGCACATACTAGTTTCCTTGAAAAGTTAAT carries:
- the LOC120712955 gene encoding uridine kinase-like protein 2, chloroplastic isoform X1 — encoded protein: MFLAGGLEGVSGGTASGKTTVCDMIIQQLHDHRVVLVNQDSFYRGLTEEQSEHVQDYNFDHPDAFDTDQLLECMGNLKSGQSVNIPIYDFKNHRRCSESFRKVNASDVIILEGILVFHDQRVRDLMDMKIFVDTDADIRLARRIRRDTVERGRDVISVLEQYGRFVKPAFDDFVLPSKKYADVIIPKGGDNHVAIDLIVQHIRTKLGQHDLCKIYPNVFVVHTTFQIRGMHTLIRDRNITTPDFVFYSDRLIRLVVEHGLGHLPFTEKQVVTPTGSVYMGVDFCKKLCGVSIVRSGESMENALRACCKGIKIGKILIHRVGDNGQQLIYHKLPMDIAERHVLLLDPVLGTGNSANQAIELLIRKGVPEDRIIFLNLISAPEGVHCVCKRFPHLKIVTSEIDGGLNDEYRVIPGLGEYGDRYFGTD
- the LOC120712955 gene encoding uridine kinase-like protein 2, chloroplastic isoform X2, translated to MDSAVGPHFSGLRLDSRRLSSSSLPSPTSFPSANGTADAARGVAPPKEDGTRQPFVIGVSGGTASGKTTVCDMIIQQLHDHRVVLVNQDSFYRGLTEEQSEHVQDYNFDHPDAFDTDQLLECMGNLKSGQSVNIPIYDFKNHRRCSESFRKVNASDVIILEGILVFHDQRVRDLMDMKIFVDTDADIRLARRIRRDTVERGRDVISVLEQYGRFVKPAFDDFVLPSKKYADVIIPKGGDNHVAIDLIVQHIRTKLGQHDLCKIYPNVFVVHTTFQIRGMHTLIRDRNITTPDFVFYSDRLIRLVVEHGLGHLPFTEKQVVTPTGSVYMGVDFCKKLCGVSIVRSGESMENALRACCKGIKIGKILIHRVGDNGQQLIYHKLPMDIAERHVLLLDPVLGTGNSANQAIELLIRKGVPEDRIIFLNLISAPEGVHCVCKRFPHLKIVTSEIDGGLNDEYRVIPGLGEYGDRYFGTD